A genomic window from Paramormyrops kingsleyae isolate MSU_618 chromosome 23, PKINGS_0.4, whole genome shotgun sequence includes:
- the LOC111839762 gene encoding serine incorporator 1-like isoform X2: protein MSGSLVKPLARQASCLCGSAPCLLSSCCPSTNNSTVTRLLFSLLLLLGTALSVIMILPGMESQLKKIPGFCVGGSSAPFIANKVNCDIIVGYKSVYRTCFAMASFFLLFSIIMIRVRSSKDPRALLQNGFWFFKFLVLVGITVGAYFIPDGVFNTVWYYFGMVGSFIFIIIQLILLIDFAHSWNEAWVDRAEEGNRRCWFAALLSITVLFYSLALAAVVLLYIFYTKPDDCAEHKLFISLNLIVCVVVSIVSVLPKVREAQPYSGLLQSSFITIYTMYVTWSAMTNNPNRVCNPSLLSLVSNSSSPVPGSGPGQVEWWDAQGIVGLILFILCALFASIRSSSNSQVNKLLQTEEGKADSGEAWTSPGEEGLRRAVDNEEDTVAYSYSFFHFSLFLASLYIMMTLTNWYQPDTDYQAMQSTMPALWVKISSSWLGLLLYLWTLVAPVVCTSRDFS from the exons ATGAGCGGCTCCCTCGTAAAGCCTCTTGCCCGGCAGGCCTCCTGTCTCTGCGGCTCTGCCCCATGCCTCCTTTCCAGTTGCTGCCCCAGCACCAACAACTCCACTGTCACCCGGCTGCTGTTCTCTCTCCTCCTGCTACTGGGAACAGCGCTGTCTGTCATCATGATCCTGCCAGGCATGGAATCTCAGCTCAAAAAG ATCCCAGGCTTCTGTGTTGGGGGCAGCTCTGCTCCCTTCATTGCGAACAAGGTGAACTGCGACATCATTGTGGGCTACAAGTCTGTGTACCGCACCTGCTTCGCCATGGCTTCTTTCTTCCTGCTCTTCTCCATCATCATGATCCGCGTACGCAGCAGCAAGGACCCACGGGCCCTGCTCCAAAACGG GTTCTGGTTCTTCAAGTTTCTCGTGTTGGTGGGAATAACAGTCGGAGCTTACTTCATCCCTGATGGAGTCTTTAATACAG TGTGGTACTATTTTGGCATGGTGGGCtccttcatcttcatcatcatccaGCTGATCCTGCTGATCGACTTTGCTCACTCTTGGAATGAAGCCTGGGTGGACCGGGCCGAAGAGGGCAACCGCCGGTGCTGGTTCGCAG CTCTGCTGTCCATCACAGTGCTCTTCTACAGTCTAGCTTTGGCCGCTGTGGTACTTCTCTACATATTTTACACCAAGCCTGATGACTGTGCTGAGCACAAACTCTTCATCAGCCTTAACCTGATCGTCTGTGTCGTCGTCTCCATTGTGTCCGTCTTGCCCAAAGTTCGG GAAGCCCAGCCTTACTCCGGCCTGCTTCAGTCCTCATTCATCACCATATACACCATGTACGTTACATGGTCTGCTATGACCAACAATCCCA ACCGTGTTTGTAACCCCAGCCTGCTGAGTCTGGTGTCCAATTCAAGTAGCCCAGTTCCCGGCAGTGGCCCTGGACAGGTGGAGTGGTGGGATGCACAAGGCATTGTGGGGCTAATCCTCTTCATCCTTTGCGCGCTCTTTGCCAG CATCCGCTCATCCAGCAACAGCCAGGTGAACAAGCTGTTGCAGACGGAGGAAGGGAAGGCCGACTCTGGAGAGGCTTGGACTTCTCCTGGGGAGGAAGGGCTGAGGCGGGCAGTGGACAATGAGGAGGACACTGTTGCCTACAGCTACTCCTTCTTCCACTTCTCCCTCTTCCTGGCCTCCCTCTACATCATGATGACCCTAACCAACTGGTACCA gccggacaCGGACTATCAGGCTATGCAGAGCACGATGCCGGCTCTCTGGGTGAAGATTTCCTCCAGCTGGCTCGGCTTGCTGCTCTACCTCTGGACCCTGGTAGCGCCGGTCGTGTGCACCAGCCGCGACTTCAGCTGA
- the LOC111839762 gene encoding serine incorporator 1-like isoform X1, which yields MGACMALCSLASCASCLCGSAPCLLSSCCPSTNNSTVTRLLFSLLLLLGTALSVIMILPGMESQLKKIPGFCVGGSSAPFIANKVNCDIIVGYKSVYRTCFAMASFFLLFSIIMIRVRSSKDPRALLQNGFWFFKFLVLVGITVGAYFIPDGVFNTVWYYFGMVGSFIFIIIQLILLIDFAHSWNEAWVDRAEEGNRRCWFAALLSITVLFYSLALAAVVLLYIFYTKPDDCAEHKLFISLNLIVCVVVSIVSVLPKVREAQPYSGLLQSSFITIYTMYVTWSAMTNNPNRVCNPSLLSLVSNSSSPVPGSGPGQVEWWDAQGIVGLILFILCALFASIRSSSNSQVNKLLQTEEGKADSGEAWTSPGEEGLRRAVDNEEDTVAYSYSFFHFSLFLASLYIMMTLTNWYQPDTDYQAMQSTMPALWVKISSSWLGLLLYLWTLVAPVVCTSRDFS from the exons ATGGGTGCTTGTATGGCATTGTGTTCGTTGGCGAGCTGT GCCTCCTGTCTCTGCGGCTCTGCCCCATGCCTCCTTTCCAGTTGCTGCCCCAGCACCAACAACTCCACTGTCACCCGGCTGCTGTTCTCTCTCCTCCTGCTACTGGGAACAGCGCTGTCTGTCATCATGATCCTGCCAGGCATGGAATCTCAGCTCAAAAAG ATCCCAGGCTTCTGTGTTGGGGGCAGCTCTGCTCCCTTCATTGCGAACAAGGTGAACTGCGACATCATTGTGGGCTACAAGTCTGTGTACCGCACCTGCTTCGCCATGGCTTCTTTCTTCCTGCTCTTCTCCATCATCATGATCCGCGTACGCAGCAGCAAGGACCCACGGGCCCTGCTCCAAAACGG GTTCTGGTTCTTCAAGTTTCTCGTGTTGGTGGGAATAACAGTCGGAGCTTACTTCATCCCTGATGGAGTCTTTAATACAG TGTGGTACTATTTTGGCATGGTGGGCtccttcatcttcatcatcatccaGCTGATCCTGCTGATCGACTTTGCTCACTCTTGGAATGAAGCCTGGGTGGACCGGGCCGAAGAGGGCAACCGCCGGTGCTGGTTCGCAG CTCTGCTGTCCATCACAGTGCTCTTCTACAGTCTAGCTTTGGCCGCTGTGGTACTTCTCTACATATTTTACACCAAGCCTGATGACTGTGCTGAGCACAAACTCTTCATCAGCCTTAACCTGATCGTCTGTGTCGTCGTCTCCATTGTGTCCGTCTTGCCCAAAGTTCGG GAAGCCCAGCCTTACTCCGGCCTGCTTCAGTCCTCATTCATCACCATATACACCATGTACGTTACATGGTCTGCTATGACCAACAATCCCA ACCGTGTTTGTAACCCCAGCCTGCTGAGTCTGGTGTCCAATTCAAGTAGCCCAGTTCCCGGCAGTGGCCCTGGACAGGTGGAGTGGTGGGATGCACAAGGCATTGTGGGGCTAATCCTCTTCATCCTTTGCGCGCTCTTTGCCAG CATCCGCTCATCCAGCAACAGCCAGGTGAACAAGCTGTTGCAGACGGAGGAAGGGAAGGCCGACTCTGGAGAGGCTTGGACTTCTCCTGGGGAGGAAGGGCTGAGGCGGGCAGTGGACAATGAGGAGGACACTGTTGCCTACAGCTACTCCTTCTTCCACTTCTCCCTCTTCCTGGCCTCCCTCTACATCATGATGACCCTAACCAACTGGTACCA gccggacaCGGACTATCAGGCTATGCAGAGCACGATGCCGGCTCTCTGGGTGAAGATTTCCTCCAGCTGGCTCGGCTTGCTGCTCTACCTCTGGACCCTGGTAGCGCCGGTCGTGTGCACCAGCCGCGACTTCAGCTGA